One genomic region from Reichenbachiella ulvae encodes:
- a CDS encoding LytR/AlgR family response regulator transcription factor, with the protein MRAVLIDDELAVVENLKTLLSIYFPELEIVGVAHGVHEGIACIRKHQPDLVLLDVEMQDGTGFDLLAIYGELDFQLIFVTGHNAFAIKAFKYSALDYVLKPVDPDDLVTAINKAKTITDRTEIGIKVSSLVQNQEVQNQDKKIVLKDADNVYLVALRDIVRCESDANYTQFYLVDGRRLIISKTLKEYDAMFREQLFFRAHQSHLINLMHFDRYEKKEGGTVYMKDGSALPVAVRKKDQLLAALSQL; encoded by the coding sequence ATGAGAGCGGTATTGATAGATGATGAATTAGCTGTTGTAGAGAACCTAAAAACCTTACTCTCTATTTATTTCCCTGAATTGGAGATAGTGGGGGTGGCCCATGGTGTGCATGAGGGTATTGCTTGTATCCGGAAGCATCAACCCGATTTGGTCTTGTTGGATGTGGAGATGCAGGACGGTACCGGTTTCGATCTACTGGCGATCTATGGTGAGTTAGATTTTCAACTCATTTTCGTGACAGGGCACAATGCCTTTGCTATCAAGGCCTTCAAATATAGCGCACTCGATTATGTACTGAAGCCTGTAGATCCTGACGATCTGGTGACTGCCATCAATAAGGCGAAGACCATAACAGACCGAACTGAAATTGGGATCAAGGTGAGTAGTTTGGTTCAGAATCAGGAAGTGCAAAATCAAGACAAAAAAATCGTGCTAAAGGATGCTGACAATGTCTACTTGGTTGCGCTTAGGGACATTGTACGATGCGAATCGGATGCGAACTATACGCAGTTTTATTTGGTAGATGGTCGCCGATTGATCATCTCTAAAACACTCAAAGAGTATGATGCTATGTTTAGGGAGCAATTGTTTTTTAGAGCGCATCAGTCGCACCTTATCAATTTGATGCACTTTGATCGATACGAAAAGAAAGAAGGGGGTACTGTCTATATGAAGGACGGTAGTGCTTTGCCTGTGGCAGTTCGTAAGAAAGATCAATTGTTAGCCGCTCTTAGTCAGCTCTGA
- a CDS encoding tetratricopeptide repeat-containing sensor histidine kinase — translation MYKQVLQYLLVIFLIMQTVVTLAKDSMLAKDSMDSPELDSLLHELEINTKRDSTRIELLTNLYNFHRTRNNTEGIAYLTEGLEISKEINDKRSEALILRYLAVYHRLSGLYPEAISYALDSEKILDSLMLRDELLLVNSELGLLYQNIGEIEKALEVQLSNIDIVEENEDSGSKARYYFVAGYSYSELKQFSKAERLYKEAVRISKQAGFVPGEMVMMATMANLYVEMGKYPEARRMLEEVTPYFEQNSQLRSLAGVYFSLGKLETREKNYRLAVDYLNKALSLYKEVGAARLILETYEQLYFNYSILEEYNYADKAWGKFDSLNEAIHSEEREKITAEFQAKYETEKKEAEIESLAQQAAIQTLELKQKNLAIWVGGILLAVIALIVYLVYKTQVQRRERAQSELQQRFLRSQLNPHFISNALLAVQNFVLKNEAQAAASYLSKFSKLMREILENSRQEFITVEEELEMLNNYMVIHQMRLNGSFEYEINVDDAIDPEIDTLPPMFVQPFVENAIEHGLINKSQNGKIILDLKKSGDFIQVTLRDNGTGFEESGESSRRSLSTQIIQERIDTFNRSLKNKIQLVVGNDVNENGEIAGAKIELKLPFSYV, via the coding sequence ATGTATAAGCAAGTCCTTCAATACTTATTGGTCATCTTTTTAATCATGCAGACTGTAGTCACTCTGGCAAAAGATAGTATGCTGGCAAAAGATAGTATGGACTCGCCAGAGTTAGATAGCCTCTTGCATGAATTAGAGATTAATACAAAAAGGGATTCAACAAGAATAGAATTGCTGACGAACCTTTATAACTTCCATAGAACCAGAAACAATACGGAAGGTATTGCCTACCTCACTGAAGGCTTGGAAATATCGAAAGAAATCAATGATAAAAGAAGTGAGGCATTGATATTGAGGTATTTAGCCGTGTACCATAGATTGTCTGGTTTGTATCCGGAGGCGATATCTTATGCGCTCGATTCTGAGAAGATTTTGGACTCTTTAATGCTTCGGGATGAGCTATTATTAGTGAATAGTGAATTGGGACTGTTATACCAAAACATTGGGGAGATTGAAAAGGCACTGGAGGTACAATTGTCCAATATTGATATTGTTGAAGAAAATGAAGACTCTGGAAGTAAAGCCAGGTATTATTTCGTGGCTGGTTACTCCTACTCAGAATTAAAACAATTCAGCAAAGCAGAGCGACTATACAAGGAGGCTGTTAGGATTTCAAAACAAGCAGGTTTCGTACCAGGTGAAATGGTCATGATGGCAACAATGGCCAATCTGTATGTGGAAATGGGAAAGTATCCTGAAGCCAGAAGAATGTTAGAGGAAGTAACCCCATATTTTGAACAAAACAGTCAATTAAGATCACTTGCTGGCGTTTATTTTTCATTGGGTAAACTGGAAACGAGGGAGAAAAATTATAGGCTGGCGGTGGATTATTTGAACAAGGCACTCTCCTTGTACAAGGAAGTAGGTGCAGCAAGGTTAATATTAGAAACATATGAGCAATTGTATTTTAACTATAGCATTCTAGAAGAATATAATTACGCGGACAAGGCCTGGGGAAAATTTGACTCTTTGAATGAAGCCATACATTCTGAGGAAAGAGAAAAAATAACGGCAGAATTTCAAGCCAAATACGAAACAGAAAAAAAGGAAGCCGAGATTGAGTCTTTGGCTCAGCAAGCAGCAATACAAACCCTGGAATTGAAGCAAAAGAATCTAGCGATTTGGGTGGGAGGTATACTATTAGCAGTAATTGCATTGATCGTGTACCTGGTCTATAAAACCCAGGTACAACGAAGAGAAAGAGCGCAATCAGAGTTGCAGCAGCGTTTCCTTCGTTCTCAGCTCAACCCCCATTTTATCTCTAATGCCCTACTGGCGGTCCAAAATTTCGTATTGAAAAATGAAGCCCAGGCGGCCGCCTCTTACCTTTCTAAATTCTCCAAATTGATGAGGGAAATATTGGAAAATTCCAGGCAGGAGTTCATCACCGTAGAGGAAGAATTGGAAATGCTCAATAACTATATGGTCATACATCAGATGAGGCTGAATGGAAGTTTTGAATATGAAATCAACGTCGATGATGCAATCGATCCTGAGATTGATACGCTGCCTCCTATGTTTGTTCAGCCCTTTGTAGAAAACGCCATAGAACATGGGCTAATTAACAAATCCCAAAACGGAAAGATCATATTGGATCTGAAAAAATCTGGTGATTTCATACAGGTTACTCTCCGGGATAATGGAACGGGTTTTGAAGAATCGGGGGAGAGTTCTCGTCGATCTCTATCCACTCAGATTATCCAGGAGAGAATAGATACATTCAACCGATCCCTCAAAAACAAAATTCAATTGGTAGTAGGCAATGATGTCAATGAAAATGGAGAAATAGCGGGTGCCAAAATTGAATTGAAGCTACCGTTCAGTTATGTTTGA
- a CDS encoding carbonic anhydrase, whose amino-acid sequence MKYFVILILIAKTVTHLSAQSDQSLFNNHSGHHDWAYSGQYGPDHWAELDPEYRDCNGDLQSPIDLVHAVCQAKKVDIQFHYHPFFVDLINNGHTLIEKVVEPKALELDGETYTLLQFHFHTPSEHHVDHKKYPMEIHFVHQNQAGDYAVIAVLVEYGIRANPFLAHFMKSLPTHVHEERRSHEKADPMEALPRNNHKFFYYKGSLTTPPCSQNVSWVVMEKPVQATEIQIAQIHNILYDDNRPIQDSHNRVVYLADY is encoded by the coding sequence ATGAAGTACTTTGTTATCCTAATTCTGATCGCAAAGACTGTCACTCACCTGAGCGCACAATCTGACCAATCCCTGTTCAACAACCACTCTGGGCACCATGACTGGGCCTACTCTGGCCAATACGGACCCGATCACTGGGCCGAACTGGATCCCGAATACCGTGATTGCAATGGTGATTTACAGTCTCCTATAGACTTGGTTCATGCGGTTTGCCAAGCCAAAAAAGTAGACATTCAGTTTCACTACCACCCCTTCTTCGTAGACCTCATCAACAACGGTCATACCCTCATCGAAAAGGTAGTGGAACCAAAAGCGCTGGAGCTAGATGGTGAAACCTACACCCTGCTCCAGTTTCATTTTCACACCCCGTCGGAGCATCATGTGGATCATAAGAAATATCCCATGGAGATTCACTTTGTGCACCAAAACCAGGCTGGAGACTATGCTGTCATAGCGGTATTAGTTGAATACGGTATTAGAGCCAACCCTTTTCTGGCTCACTTTATGAAATCGCTCCCCACACATGTACACGAAGAAAGACGCTCGCACGAAAAAGCCGATCCCATGGAGGCATTGCCGCGCAACAATCACAAGTTCTTTTACTACAAAGGCTCGCTGACTACCCCTCCCTGCTCTCAAAATGTAAGCTGGGTGGTGATGGAAAAACCTGTTCAGGCCACTGAGATTCAGATCGCTCAAATACATAACATCCTCTATGATGACAATCGTCCCATACAAGACTCACATAATCGGGTGGTATATCTGGCGGATTATTAG